A region from the Curtobacterium sp. MCBA15_012 genome encodes:
- a CDS encoding GntR family transcriptional regulator, with product MPVPSTQPAAERKLLRDTVQDKIRDAIMDGTLEPGERLNDDDLIAWLGVSRTPIREALAELARAGLIEMAPNRYTRVASPTKEELLDAYRTLGVIYGGVVRLAVPRCTDDQRDRIVAMLDDVAARVEGDQADQVAREGADVYALWADACGNPTLAQLCRATTDGLAFRLRVPELAELVPAEVVLPELAKLRAAVLAVDPIAAELAMEAIHLLPARD from the coding sequence ATGCCCGTACCCTCCACGCAGCCGGCCGCCGAGCGGAAGCTCCTCCGCGACACCGTGCAGGACAAGATCCGTGACGCGATCATGGACGGCACGCTCGAGCCGGGCGAGCGGCTCAACGACGACGACCTGATCGCCTGGCTCGGGGTCTCCCGCACGCCGATCCGCGAAGCCCTCGCCGAGCTCGCCCGCGCGGGCCTGATCGAGATGGCGCCGAACCGCTACACCCGCGTCGCGTCGCCGACCAAGGAGGAGCTGCTCGACGCCTACCGCACGCTCGGTGTGATCTACGGCGGCGTCGTCCGGCTCGCGGTGCCGCGCTGCACCGACGACCAGCGCGACCGGATCGTCGCGATGCTCGACGACGTGGCGGCGCGGGTCGAGGGCGACCAGGCGGACCAGGTCGCACGCGAGGGCGCCGACGTCTACGCGCTGTGGGCGGACGCCTGCGGGAACCCGACGCTCGCGCAGCTCTGCCGGGCGACGACGGACGGGCTCGCGTTCCGGCTGCGGGTCCCCGAGCTCGCGGAACTCGTGCCCGCCGAGGTGGTCCTGCCGGAGCTCGCGAAGCTCCGCGCGGCCGTGCTCGCGGTCGACCCGATCGCGGCGGAGCTCGCGATGGAGGCGATCCACCTGCTGCCGGCGCGCGACTGA
- a CDS encoding LCP family protein produces the protein MSIEPEQTTRRARRGHVPPRHGRQKRGGGVVLPAVAGVLAMGLALTGGYAAFAYASLSNGITKIDAIAPRASGDDEDDVDGRAQNILLVGDDHRPDNATPEEMAELSTESDGGATNTDTMIVLHISADGSQATMISFPRDSYVPIPGVGKGKLNSAFYYGTLNGGGDTDGAKLLIQTIQDLSGLTIDHYVRVSLLGFYQVVKELGPVDVCLNDAVRDPYSGVDLPKGNSTLDAKQALSFVRQRHGLPNGDLDRSVRQQYFLSQEARKVLSAGTLLNPVKMNAILSAVGGSVQTDTDLVSLATQMRNLRPGNIKSATIPILGTPTIKVGGSSLSIVQVDTVGLPAFVQGLVGEPEEYTKATAAEPAATTVTVRNGSGVTGAAAAAGANLTARGFQVGTPGSSDTTQTTQVQYPAGQEAQAKAVAAVVPGAVAVRTAAVTGVTLVLGTDGKTAAAPDAPASDTPATGESAPAAAPAQPETPAGPDAAPSAAAQSYGKDGVCIN, from the coding sequence GTGAGCATCGAACCGGAGCAGACGACGCGCCGTGCCCGCCGCGGCCACGTGCCGCCGCGCCACGGGCGCCAGAAGCGAGGGGGCGGGGTCGTCCTGCCCGCGGTCGCCGGGGTCCTCGCGATGGGGTTGGCGCTGACGGGCGGGTACGCGGCGTTCGCGTACGCCAGCCTGTCGAACGGCATCACCAAGATCGACGCGATCGCCCCGCGGGCGTCCGGTGACGACGAGGACGACGTCGACGGCCGGGCGCAGAACATCCTGCTCGTGGGCGACGACCACCGGCCGGACAACGCGACGCCCGAGGAGATGGCGGAGCTCAGCACCGAGTCCGACGGCGGGGCGACGAACACCGACACGATGATCGTGCTGCACATCAGCGCCGACGGCTCGCAGGCCACGATGATCTCGTTCCCCCGCGACTCGTACGTCCCGATCCCGGGCGTCGGCAAGGGCAAGCTCAACAGCGCCTTCTACTACGGCACGCTCAACGGCGGCGGCGACACCGATGGCGCGAAGCTCCTCATCCAGACCATCCAGGACCTCAGCGGCCTGACGATCGACCACTACGTGCGGGTCTCGCTGCTCGGCTTCTACCAGGTCGTCAAGGAGCTCGGTCCCGTCGACGTGTGCCTGAACGACGCCGTGCGCGACCCGTACTCCGGCGTCGACCTGCCGAAGGGCAACTCGACGCTCGACGCGAAGCAGGCGCTGTCCTTCGTGCGCCAGCGGCACGGGCTGCCGAACGGCGACCTGGACCGCAGCGTCCGTCAGCAGTACTTCCTGTCGCAGGAGGCCCGCAAGGTCCTGTCCGCCGGCACCCTCCTCAACCCCGTCAAGATGAACGCGATCCTCAGCGCCGTCGGCGGCTCGGTGCAGACCGACACCGACCTCGTGTCGCTCGCGACGCAGATGCGCAACCTGCGGCCGGGGAACATCAAGTCGGCGACCATCCCGATCCTCGGCACCCCGACGATCAAGGTCGGTGGGTCGTCGCTGTCGATCGTCCAGGTCGACACCGTCGGTCTGCCCGCCTTCGTGCAGGGCCTGGTGGGCGAGCCCGAGGAGTACACGAAGGCGACCGCCGCCGAGCCCGCCGCGACGACCGTCACGGTGCGCAACGGCAGCGGCGTCACGGGCGCGGCTGCCGCGGCCGGGGCGAACCTGACCGCCCGCGGGTTCCAGGTCGGGACCCCCGGCTCGTCGGACACCACGCAGACGACCCAGGTGCAGTACCCCGCGGGTCAGGAGGCCCAGGCGAAGGCCGTGGCCGCGGTCGTCCCCGGCGCCGTCGCCGTCCGCACCGCCGCGGTGACCGGCGTCACGCTCGTGCTCGGCACCGACGGCAAGACGGCCGCCGCGCCCGACGCCCCCGCGTCCGACACCCCGGCGACCGGGGAGTCGGCGCCCGCCGCGGCTCCCGCGCAGCCGGAGACGCCCGCGGGTCCGGACGCCGCACCGAGTGCTGCCGCGCAGAGCTACGGCAAGGACGGCGTCTGCATCAACTGA
- a CDS encoding sigma-70 family RNA polymerase sigma factor — translation MSAELHALRDEERALMTAVANGDRQAFTRLHARFRPLVERWVRHHLVDPWQSEEVVQDVFLEVWQLADRYDPRWSVVAWLRTIAQRRAIDRVRTSQADRQRDLRIGARTVELVDHASVERAEGVLDRIALHRAVRTLPPRQREAVVLRHLSELSGPELAERLGVPLGTAKTRARDGVLTLRRCLTP, via the coding sequence GTGTCCGCCGAACTCCACGCGCTCCGCGACGAAGAGCGTGCCCTGATGACCGCCGTCGCGAACGGTGACCGCCAGGCCTTCACCCGCCTGCACGCCCGGTTCCGCCCGCTCGTCGAGCGCTGGGTCCGTCACCACCTCGTCGACCCGTGGCAGTCGGAGGAGGTCGTGCAGGACGTCTTCCTCGAGGTCTGGCAGCTCGCCGACCGCTACGACCCGCGGTGGTCGGTGGTGGCCTGGCTCCGGACGATCGCGCAGCGCCGGGCGATCGACCGGGTGCGCACGAGCCAGGCGGACCGGCAGCGCGACCTGCGCATCGGCGCCCGGACGGTCGAGCTCGTCGACCACGCCTCGGTCGAGCGTGCCGAGGGCGTGCTCGACCGGATCGCCCTGCATCGCGCGGTCCGGACGCTCCCGCCCCGACAGCGCGAGGCGGTCGTGCTGCGCCACCTCTCCGAGCTCAGCGGCCCGGAGCTCGCGGAGCGGCTGGGCGTCCCGCTCGGGACCGCGAAGACCCGGGCGCGCGACGGTGTCCTGACCCTCCGCCGTTGCCTGACGCCCTGA
- a CDS encoding endonuclease/exonuclease/phosphatase family protein — MSHAARPITLMTYNVKNPDPRHDWPARLPLVLDVIRRNDPDVLCVQEAFAHQMDDLRAGLPDHDDVGQGREGGTAGEHAAVFYRRDRLRPVDTGSFWLSDTPDEPVSNTWGSLYPRIANHARFLDAEGEAFTLLTSHFDHEANDHGDDVRRRSAALVVERLSVLDGPHVFAGDCNEPAGAGPAWRVFTDAGYQDAWLAAGDPGDRTATYNDWRAPVDSGERIDWVMTRGVAGVDRVRIDHDGPETWAASDHFPVVATIRV, encoded by the coding sequence GTGAGCCACGCCGCGCGTCCGATCACCCTGATGACCTACAACGTGAAGAACCCGGACCCCCGGCACGACTGGCCGGCCCGGCTGCCGCTGGTCCTCGACGTGATCCGCCGCAACGACCCCGACGTGCTGTGCGTGCAGGAGGCCTTCGCCCACCAGATGGACGACCTCCGCGCCGGGCTGCCCGACCACGACGACGTCGGGCAGGGCCGCGAGGGCGGCACCGCGGGGGAGCACGCCGCGGTGTTCTACCGGCGGGACCGACTGCGCCCGGTCGACACGGGGTCGTTCTGGCTGTCGGACACCCCCGACGAGCCGGTCTCGAACACGTGGGGCAGCCTGTACCCGCGGATCGCGAACCACGCCCGGTTCCTCGACGCCGAGGGGGAGGCCTTCACGCTCCTGACCTCGCACTTCGACCACGAGGCGAACGACCACGGCGACGACGTCCGGCGCCGGAGCGCTGCCCTCGTCGTCGAGCGGCTCAGCGTGCTCGACGGGCCCCACGTGTTCGCCGGGGACTGCAACGAGCCGGCCGGCGCGGGTCCGGCGTGGCGCGTGTTCACGGACGCGGGCTACCAGGACGCCTGGCTCGCCGCGGGTGACCCCGGGGACCGCACCGCGACGTACAACGACTGGCGCGCGCCGGTCGACTCCGGGGAGCGGATCGACTGGGTCATGACGCGTGGGGTGGCCGGCGTGGACCGCGTGCGCATCGACCACGACGGGCCGGAGACCTGGGCGGCGAGCGACCACTTCCCGGTGGTCGCGACCATCCGGGTCTGA
- a CDS encoding SDR family oxidoreductase, protein MTEQQNDAAAVDQYTMQDPTAMYADKKPDEQYLEGAGTDEEMAKNVPADHGEDTYRGSGRLQGRKALVTGGDSGIGAAVAIAYAREGADVAIVYLPEEQEDADRIVGLIEAAGRKAVALPGDITDLAFCEELVQKTVDELGGLDILVNNAGKQQNVDDITKISDEEFDETFKTNAYATFRITKAAVPHLKPGSTIINTTSIQAYAPSPHLVHYAATKATVNNMAKGLAAQLAPKGIRVNAVAPGPIWTPLQPAGGQPPEALPSAGEQTYLGRWGQPAELAPAFVFLASGESSYVVGETLHVDGGMPTP, encoded by the coding sequence ATGACGGAGCAGCAGAACGACGCGGCAGCGGTGGACCAGTACACGATGCAGGACCCGACGGCGATGTACGCCGACAAGAAGCCCGACGAGCAGTACCTCGAGGGTGCCGGGACCGACGAGGAGATGGCGAAGAACGTCCCCGCGGACCACGGCGAGGACACCTACCGCGGCTCCGGCCGTCTGCAGGGCCGCAAGGCGCTCGTGACCGGCGGCGACTCGGGCATCGGCGCGGCCGTCGCGATCGCCTACGCACGCGAGGGCGCCGACGTCGCGATCGTGTACCTGCCCGAGGAGCAGGAGGACGCCGACCGCATCGTCGGGCTCATCGAGGCTGCGGGTCGCAAGGCCGTCGCGCTCCCGGGGGACATCACCGACCTCGCCTTCTGCGAGGAGCTCGTGCAGAAGACCGTCGACGAGCTCGGCGGGCTCGACATCCTCGTGAACAACGCCGGCAAGCAGCAGAACGTCGACGACATCACGAAGATCTCCGACGAGGAGTTCGACGAGACCTTCAAGACGAACGCCTACGCCACGTTCCGCATCACGAAGGCCGCGGTCCCGCACCTGAAGCCGGGCTCGACGATCATCAACACCACGTCGATCCAGGCGTACGCGCCGTCGCCGCACCTCGTGCACTACGCCGCGACGAAGGCGACCGTGAACAACATGGCCAAGGGCCTCGCCGCCCAGCTCGCGCCGAAGGGCATCCGCGTCAACGCGGTCGCCCCGGGCCCGATCTGGACGCCGCTGCAGCCCGCCGGTGGCCAGCCGCCGGAGGCGCTGCCCTCCGCCGGCGAGCAGACCTACCTCGGTCGCTGGGGACAGCCGGCCGAGCTCGCCCCCGCGTTCGTGTTCCTCGCGAGCGGCGAGTCGTCCTACGTGGTCGGCGAGACGCTCCACGTCGACGGCGGCATGCCGACGCCGTAG
- a CDS encoding TetR/AcrR family transcriptional regulator has product MLEHTSADTQAAAAAAATLHLRITIVGATVDLLRDVPFHEAHPGLVAERMDIPLEELRRHFPSWDGLVLAALDRWNGARMDEVTHEVGDGSTVDLLRAIVASSAEDPALMRLLVALLSVAGNPAHPMATYLRSRYQLFYAQIKRGLEHDVAVGRAPHTMDPRRGAEQLIALYEGLQLQALLRADLDLVAAFDRAVARLERGWMERYEPAAAARFSAWREGGSWEI; this is encoded by the coding sequence ATGCTCGAACACACCAGCGCGGACACGCAGGCGGCAGCCGCCGCGGCCGCCACCCTGCACCTGCGGATCACGATCGTCGGGGCGACGGTCGACCTGTTGCGCGACGTGCCCTTCCACGAGGCGCACCCCGGCCTGGTCGCCGAGCGCATGGACATCCCGCTCGAGGAGCTCCGTCGGCACTTCCCGTCGTGGGACGGCCTCGTGCTCGCGGCCCTCGACCGGTGGAACGGCGCCCGGATGGACGAGGTCACGCACGAGGTCGGCGACGGGTCGACCGTCGACCTGCTCCGTGCGATCGTGGCCTCGAGCGCCGAGGACCCCGCCCTCATGCGGCTGCTCGTCGCCCTGCTGTCCGTCGCGGGCAACCCCGCGCACCCGATGGCGACGTACCTGCGCTCGCGCTACCAGCTGTTCTACGCGCAGATCAAGCGTGGGCTGGAGCACGACGTCGCGGTCGGTCGAGCCCCGCACACGATGGACCCGCGACGGGGTGCGGAGCAGCTCATCGCCCTGTACGAGGGGCTCCAGCTGCAGGCGCTGCTGCGTGCCGACCTCGACCTCGTCGCCGCGTTCGACCGGGCCGTGGCGCGGCTCGAGCGCGGGTGGATGGAGCGGTACGAGCCCGCTGCTGCCGCCCGGTTCTCGGCATGGCGCGAGGGCGGCAGCTGGGAGATCTGA
- a CDS encoding DUF2795 domain-containing protein → MAAPNPIQVQKYLSGIDYPASKDDIVSKAEQEGADGDVLDALKNIPDGDYDAPTAVSKAVSDAG, encoded by the coding sequence ATGGCAGCACCGAACCCGATCCAGGTCCAGAAGTACCTCAGCGGCATCGACTACCCGGCGTCGAAGGACGACATCGTGTCGAAGGCCGAGCAGGAGGGTGCCGACGGCGACGTCCTGGACGCCCTGAAGAACATCCCGGACGGCGACTACGACGCCCCCACGGCGGTCTCGAAGGCCGTCTCCGACGCGGGCTGA
- a CDS encoding threonine/serine exporter ThrE family protein, translating into MAEQFLPGVPRPSRPPRPRVRALAQHDIRDARARLRGTLYEDVTPDTRPREQYSPVQIVDFCLDLAEVMLASGADTRSVETAVVAVSTKWNLAPLDLDFSGSSVTIQYAPSEGPPLVKVRSVQSDGSDLDRLARANQIVDDLVHGERDMTSAVSALVAVLRLPPRWPTWLADVGLSVLGTSIAMQAGGGWRAGIGAFVLMLGIILSGRWLTGRGFPQFFVSGAQAAVASALGTLAIWADVLTATGAATMVAALVVLLLPHVSLVTWAQDAISGFRAMAVARAFYIGLVIAAIVVGVPAGIAVLQWLRIEVDPSGIALRPLPLWASLSLTVVSAAANCFVQQASARVIPVAVVFSVVSGTALWSMRHLGLPLLGATFLASVVLGVLSTIAAARMRTAVAAIAVPAFCGALLPGVAVSSALLDFMSGSSGSAIDFVAAVSVALGIGAGLVLGGLLATPGARRALRRARRVTVHSVHNDTRAIPVLRDTGYDPGNGTVPRGPRPR; encoded by the coding sequence ATGGCCGAGCAGTTCCTCCCCGGTGTCCCGCGGCCGAGCCGCCCGCCACGACCCCGCGTCCGCGCCCTCGCGCAGCACGACATCCGCGACGCCCGGGCCCGGCTGCGCGGCACCCTGTACGAGGACGTCACGCCGGACACCCGGCCTCGCGAGCAGTACTCGCCGGTGCAGATCGTCGACTTCTGCCTCGACCTCGCCGAGGTCATGCTCGCCTCGGGGGCCGACACCCGCAGCGTCGAGACCGCCGTCGTCGCGGTGTCCACCAAGTGGAACCTCGCGCCGCTCGACCTCGACTTCTCGGGCAGCTCCGTGACCATCCAGTACGCCCCGTCCGAGGGCCCGCCGCTCGTCAAGGTCCGGTCGGTGCAGTCCGACGGCTCCGACCTCGACCGGCTGGCCCGCGCGAACCAGATCGTCGACGACCTCGTGCACGGCGAGCGGGACATGACCTCGGCCGTGAGCGCCCTCGTCGCCGTGCTCCGCCTGCCGCCGCGGTGGCCGACCTGGCTCGCCGACGTCGGCCTGTCCGTCCTCGGCACGTCGATCGCGATGCAGGCCGGCGGTGGGTGGCGGGCCGGCATCGGCGCGTTCGTCCTCATGCTCGGGATCATCCTGTCCGGCCGGTGGCTGACCGGTCGGGGCTTCCCGCAGTTCTTCGTGTCCGGTGCGCAGGCCGCCGTGGCCTCGGCGCTCGGCACCCTGGCGATCTGGGCCGACGTGCTCACCGCGACGGGAGCGGCCACCATGGTCGCGGCCCTGGTCGTCCTGCTGCTGCCGCACGTGTCGCTCGTGACGTGGGCGCAGGACGCGATCTCGGGGTTCCGGGCGATGGCCGTCGCCCGGGCGTTCTACATCGGCCTGGTCATCGCCGCGATCGTCGTCGGGGTCCCGGCGGGCATCGCGGTGCTGCAGTGGCTCCGGATCGAGGTCGACCCGTCCGGGATCGCCCTGCGCCCGCTGCCGCTCTGGGCATCCCTGTCGCTGACGGTGGTGTCCGCGGCGGCGAACTGCTTCGTGCAGCAGGCCAGCGCGCGCGTGATCCCGGTCGCGGTGGTGTTCTCGGTGGTGTCCGGCACGGCACTGTGGAGCATGCGACACCTGGGCCTGCCGCTGCTCGGGGCGACGTTCCTCGCATCGGTGGTGCTCGGCGTCCTGTCCACGATCGCGGCCGCACGGATGCGGACGGCGGTGGCGGCGATCGCGGTCCCGGCGTTCTGCGGAGCACTGCTGCCCGGTGTCGCGGTGTCGAGCGCGCTGCTCGACTTCATGTCCGGTTCGTCCGGGTCGGCGATCGACTTCGTCGCGGCGGTGTCGGTCGCGCTCGGCATCGGAGCGGGGCTCGTGCTCGGCGGCCTGCTCGCGACGCCCGGTGCCAGGCGTGCCCTGCGCCGTGCCCGCCGCGTGACGGTGCACTCGGTCCACAACGACACGAGGGCGATCCCGGTCCTGCGCGACACCGGGTACGACCCCGGCAACGGGACCGTCCCCCGGGGTCCGCGGCCGCGCTGA
- a CDS encoding OsmC family peroxiredoxin: MPTRTARTAWNGGLEDGSGQVELSSSKVGTYDVSFPKRAADEAGGTTSPEELIAAAHSACYAMQFSAVLGEAGGTVEALDVKADVSLGPDSNGGFKLTGITLTVSGEVSGIDEATFLKAADEAKATCPVSKALTGVDIALKATFEQ, encoded by the coding sequence ATGCCCACGCGCACCGCACGCACCGCATGGAACGGCGGCCTGGAGGACGGCTCCGGCCAGGTCGAGCTGTCCAGCTCCAAGGTCGGCACCTACGACGTCTCCTTCCCGAAGCGCGCCGCCGACGAGGCCGGCGGCACCACCAGCCCCGAGGAGCTCATCGCCGCAGCCCACTCCGCCTGCTACGCGATGCAGTTCTCGGCCGTCCTCGGCGAGGCCGGCGGCACCGTCGAGGCCCTCGACGTCAAGGCCGACGTCTCGCTCGGCCCGGACAGCAACGGCGGCTTCAAGCTCACCGGCATCACCCTCACCGTCAGCGGCGAGGTCTCCGGCATCGACGAGGCCACCTTCCTCAAGGCGGCCGACGAAGCCAAGGCGACCTGCCCGGTCAGCAAGGCGCTCACCGGCGTCGACATCGCGCTCAAGGCGACCTTCGAGCAGTAG
- a CDS encoding DNA alkylation repair protein — MQTRDAEAVLAALARTSGDVPGARRVARQFADLDAGERSALLWSEDAGARLVAVLLLVQAMRDRPDAELTDEYLAAAKAERFEDPALVDLAAEELVGAPLVGGSTGPLFALAKSDVAMVRRIAVVATLAFVKQGDAEVPLGIAGRLVRERTETVQSALGWVLRETGKRASEAALVAFLERHGRFLTPAARATATEHLPPAERDRLRG; from the coding sequence ATGCAGACACGTGACGCCGAGGCGGTCCTCGCCGCCCTCGCCCGCACGTCCGGCGACGTCCCGGGGGCCCGCCGGGTCGCCCGGCAGTTCGCCGACCTCGACGCGGGCGAGCGCTCCGCACTGCTGTGGAGCGAGGACGCCGGGGCCCGGCTCGTCGCGGTCCTGCTGCTCGTGCAGGCGATGCGCGATCGGCCCGACGCCGAGCTGACCGACGAGTACCTCGCCGCCGCGAAGGCCGAGCGGTTCGAGGACCCGGCGCTGGTCGACCTGGCAGCCGAGGAACTCGTCGGCGCCCCGCTCGTCGGCGGCTCGACCGGGCCGCTGTTCGCGCTCGCGAAGTCCGACGTGGCGATGGTCCGGCGGATCGCGGTCGTGGCGACGCTGGCGTTCGTGAAGCAGGGCGACGCCGAGGTCCCGCTCGGGATCGCCGGTCGGCTCGTGCGGGAGCGCACCGAGACGGTGCAGTCGGCCCTCGGGTGGGTGCTCCGCGAGACCGGGAAGCGGGCGTCCGAGGCGGCGCTCGTCGCGTTCCTCGAGCGGCACGGGCGGTTCCTGACACCCGCGGCCCGGGCGACCGCGACCGAGCACCTGCCCCCGGCGGAGCGGGACCGGCTGCGCGGCTGA
- a CDS encoding polysaccharide deacetylase family protein: MDHSTTRRTLLASATGTLAAGLLAACSPGSDGPRRSPSARPPSSPTHTATPTPTPTPTRPTLTKVPLPPGTVTGLPEGTPGIAWTVDDGASSDVVGAYARFAAETGTRLTFFVNGVRPAWTEHADLLRPLVASGQVQLGNHTWDHPALTKLGDQAVQDQLTRNHAFIQDTFGVDAKPYFRPPFGYHDARVDRAAAAVGYTTPLLWYGTLADSGDITADQILGFAEQWFQPAHIVIGHANHPGTIEALPRLHALLEQRGLATYTLDDVFAR, translated from the coding sequence ATGGACCACAGCACCACGCGCCGGACGCTCCTCGCGAGCGCGACCGGCACCCTCGCCGCCGGGCTCCTCGCGGCCTGCTCACCGGGGTCCGACGGGCCGCGACGCTCCCCGTCGGCGCGGCCGCCCTCCTCTCCCACGCACACGGCGACACCGACACCGACGCCGACGCCGACGCGGCCCACGCTGACGAAGGTGCCGCTGCCGCCCGGCACCGTGACCGGGCTCCCCGAGGGTACGCCGGGGATCGCCTGGACGGTCGACGACGGGGCCTCCTCGGACGTCGTCGGCGCCTACGCCCGCTTCGCCGCGGAGACGGGCACGCGTCTGACGTTCTTCGTGAACGGCGTCCGCCCGGCGTGGACCGAGCACGCCGACCTGCTGCGGCCGCTCGTCGCCTCCGGGCAGGTGCAGCTCGGCAACCACACGTGGGACCACCCGGCACTGACGAAGCTCGGTGACCAGGCGGTCCAGGACCAGCTGACGCGGAACCACGCGTTCATCCAGGACACCTTCGGCGTCGACGCGAAGCCGTACTTCCGGCCGCCGTTCGGCTACCACGACGCCCGGGTGGACCGGGCCGCTGCGGCCGTCGGCTACACCACGCCCCTGCTCTGGTACGGCACCCTGGCCGACTCGGGCGACATCACCGCGGACCAGATCCTCGGCTTCGCGGAGCAGTGGTTCCAGCCGGCGCACATCGTGATCGGGCACGCGAACCACCCCGGCACGATCGAGGCGCTGCCGCGGCTGCACGCCCTGCTCGAGCAGCGGGGTCTGGCGACGTACACGCTCGACGACGTCTTCGCGCGCTGA
- a CDS encoding zinc-dependent alcohol dehydrogenase: MRALTWQGTEKVSVETVPDPTIQEPTDAIVRITSTAICGSDLHLYRVLGPYIDKGDVLGHEPMGIVEEVGSAVTNLKVGDRVVIPFNISCGHCWMCQHGFQSQCETTQVTEYGTGASLFGYTKMYGQVPGGQAEYLRVPHADYGPIKVPDTGADDQWLFMSDILPTAWQAVQYADVPEGGTLAVLGLGPVGQFAARIGKHLGYRVLAVDPEQVRRDLGAKHGIEVFDMSDDLVPQLVDLTDGRGPDGVVDAVGMEAHGNPVAGFAQRAAGLLPDKLAQKAIETAGVDRLAAVHTAIDLVRRGGTVSLSGVYGGMADPMPMMTMFDKQITIREGQCNVRRWVDDLMPLVSDSADPLGTLDLTTHRVSLEDAPHMYSVFQKKEDGCIKVVLDPAMAAA; this comes from the coding sequence GTGCGCGCACTGACCTGGCAGGGCACCGAGAAGGTGTCCGTCGAGACCGTCCCCGACCCGACCATCCAGGAGCCGACCGATGCGATCGTGCGGATCACGTCGACCGCGATCTGCGGCTCCGACCTGCACCTGTACCGGGTCCTCGGCCCGTACATCGACAAGGGCGACGTCCTCGGGCACGAGCCCATGGGCATCGTCGAGGAGGTCGGCTCGGCCGTCACCAACCTGAAGGTCGGCGACCGCGTCGTCATCCCCTTCAACATCTCGTGCGGCCACTGCTGGATGTGCCAGCACGGCTTCCAGTCGCAGTGCGAGACGACGCAGGTGACCGAGTACGGCACCGGCGCCTCCCTGTTCGGCTACACCAAGATGTACGGCCAGGTCCCCGGCGGGCAGGCCGAGTACCTGCGCGTGCCGCACGCCGACTACGGCCCCATCAAGGTGCCGGACACCGGTGCCGACGACCAGTGGCTCTTCATGAGCGACATCCTCCCGACCGCCTGGCAGGCCGTGCAGTACGCCGACGTGCCCGAGGGTGGCACGCTCGCGGTGCTCGGCCTCGGCCCGGTCGGCCAGTTCGCCGCGCGGATCGGCAAGCACCTCGGCTACCGGGTGCTCGCCGTCGACCCCGAGCAGGTCCGCCGCGACCTCGGTGCGAAGCACGGCATCGAGGTGTTCGACATGTCGGACGACCTCGTCCCGCAGCTCGTCGACCTGACCGACGGCCGCGGGCCCGACGGTGTCGTCGACGCGGTCGGGATGGAGGCGCACGGCAACCCGGTCGCCGGGTTCGCGCAGCGCGCCGCGGGCCTGCTGCCCGACAAGCTCGCCCAGAAGGCGATCGAGACGGCCGGCGTCGACCGGCTCGCGGCGGTGCACACCGCGATCGACCTGGTGCGCCGCGGCGGCACGGTGTCGCTCTCGGGCGTGTACGGCGGCATGGCCGACCCGATGCCGATGATGACGATGTTCGACAAGCAGATCACGATCCGCGAGGGGCAGTGCAACGTCCGCCGCTGGGTCGACGACCTCATGCCGCTCGTGTCCGACTCCGCCGACCCGCTCGGCACGCTCGACCTGACCACCCACCGGGTGTCGCTCGAGGACGCGCCGCACATGTACTCGGTCTTCCAGAAGAAGGAGGACGGCTGCATCAAGGTCGTGCTCGACCCCGCGATGGCCGCCGCCTGA